A genomic segment from Corylus avellana chromosome ca5, CavTom2PMs-1.0 encodes:
- the LOC132181250 gene encoding F-box protein At3g07870 — translation MELEFEKEGERKRRKLDDDDEDEEVHPESRLESLPREIILDILSGLPISSLVQFKSVCRAWRMLARDPDLVNMHSTRMAERNPCLIFHCDYPIRNQLYFVELSACNDKKEKVKMFDVPFWSAMSEFDVVGSCNGLLCLSDALYNDALYIYNPFARKYQELPKSMQYLHQELVFGFGFHPTTMEYKVVKIIYYKNSDRCYRRTFRITNMNSEVQIFTLGSSTWRSMGKAAHHLLQGPSQVLVKGRLHWVTWPRRYKRRSIISFDLADEQFQEVPTPDCYTLNKRKYHLVVLGGCLAAAVYSNFGKLEIWVMREYGVKESWIKKFNIGSYVPRGFERNVNQSFKISKIISKGRFVRVLCLLQNGEILLEYKSRALVSYDPKSGKFKDLMFQGIPKWFQAIVHVGSLSWIDTSIDA, via the coding sequence ATGGAATTGGAGTTTGAGAAAGAgggtgaaagaaagaggagaaagctagatgatgatgatgaagatgaagaagtaCACCCAGAAAGCAGACTGGAAAGCCTCCCAAGGGAAATCATCCTTGATATTCTTTCAGGGCTTCCCATATCATCTTTGGTTCAGTTCAAGTCTGTATGCAGGGCTTGGCGCATGTTAGCAAGAGATCCTGATCTTGTTAACATGCACAGCACACGCATGGCTGAGCGCAATCCTTGCCTCATATTCCACTGTGATTATCCCATCAGAAACCAGCTCTACTTTGTAGAACTCTCTGCCTGCAATGACAAGAAGGAAAAGGTGAAAATGTTTGATGTGCCTTTTTGGTCTGCAATGTCTGAGTTTGATGTGGTAGGCTCATGTAATGGTTTACTATGCTTATCTGATGCATTATATAATGATGCACTATACATATATAACCCTTTTGCCAGGAAATACCAAGAGCTGCCTAAGTCCATGCAATATTTACATCAAGAACTGGTTTTTGGATTCGGATTTCATCCCACAACCATGGAATACAAGGTGGTTAAGATAATCTATTACAAAAATTCCGATCGATGCTACCGCCGCACTTTCAGAATCACAAACATGAATTCAGAGGTTCAAATTTTCACTCTGGGAAGCTCCACCTGGagaagtatgggaaaggcagcTCACCATCTTCTTCAGGGGCCATCACAAGTCCTGGTTAAGGGAAGACTTCATTGGGTAACTTGGCCTCGAAGATACAAAAGGCGCAGCATCATCTCGTTTGACCTAGCCGACGAGCAATTCCAGGAGGTCCCAACACCAGATTGCTATACTTTAAACAAGCGGAAGTATCATCTGGTGGTTCTGGGAGGTTGTCTTGCTGCTGCAGTTTACAGCAACTTTGGGAAATTGGAGATATGGGTGATGAGAGAGTATGGTGTGAAGGAGTCTTGGATCAAGAAATTCAACATAGGATCCTATGTGCCTAGGGGATTTGAGAGAAATGTGAACCAATCCTTCAAGATTTCAAAGATCATTTCCAAAGGAAGATTTGTTAGAGTTCTATGCCTCTTGCAGAATGGTGAGATCTTGTTGGAGTACAAGAGCAGAGCGCTGGTCTCCTATGACCCAAAAAGTGGAAAGTTTAAAGACCTCATGTTTCAGGGAATACCAAAGTGGTTTCAAGCAATTGTTCATGTGGGCAGCCTCAGCTGGATTGACACCTCCATTGATGCTTGA
- the LOC132181490 gene encoding uncharacterized protein LOC132181490 isoform X2 → MASLPFTKSAIPRGKDEVYVVAVPLRATKGPAQVLMSAAYSLNIWDLQHFMVLIKPSSPPPSCQALVFDFQPKDPENLYVALDVISGRAVPGVLLMRELRKVPRSKCWYVGSPEVDAVDIACEFNKSWETDLRVGHHDCRDYTNGLVEYLTGQKDVLEHLRRSTSGLG, encoded by the exons ATGGCCTCATTACCGTTCACAAAATCAGCAATTCCAAGAGGCAAAGATGAAGTGTATGTAGTGGCAGTACCTCTAAGGGCAACAAAAGGACCAGCCCAGGTGCTTATGTCTGCTGCTTACTCCCTCAATATCTGGGATTTGCAGCATTTTATGGTCCTAATCAAACCCTCCTCCCCACCTCCTTCCTGCCAG GCCTTGGTTTTTGATTTTCAACCTAAAGATCCTGAAAATTTATATGTGGCTCTTGATGTTATATCTGGTAGAGCAGTACCGG GAGTTCTTCTTATGAGGGAGCTGAGAAAAGTACCAAGAAGCAAATGCTGGTATGTTGGATCTCCTGAAGTGGATGCTGTAGATATAGCATGTGAATTCAATAAAAGCTGGGAAACAGATTTGAGGGTTGGCCACCATGACTGTCGAGATTATACCAATG GCTTGGTTGAGTATCTCACTGGCCAAAAAGATGTGTTGGAGCACTTGAGAAGAAGCACTAGTGGTCTGGGGTAA
- the LOC132180292 gene encoding F-box/kelch-repeat protein At3g23880-like, with product MSVDHYLQDFNRFLGITCWCLLSDTKAGGWDLALSTSIVTHSSQEIEIRQSRGRRRRRRRMAMSYYLPDEMVLDILQRLPVKSLVRFRCVSKSWNSLITSPAFIHSHLNRSIPNTPPHTIFIVRHCVSNPHRELEREPYKLFAFDECGELDLPIKSRSLKNFRLIGSENGLMCFVGDKQFILWNPSIRKVVNLPEPCITTERYGRMPCNEAFGFDLRTNDYKIVRIAFPYSYSAMLGGPLVEVYSVSTGSWRISSATFPYSVTVTDWFNPKACLKGSIHFAGHIRGYATVFSFDLRDELFREMILPKSMVPLNTDIDVGIVTRVFKGSLALLCYHKQATRRGCCSIWVMKEYGVVDSWVQQFTIDIAGGIENVLGFSKNGHIILEARKIGWPGYWEHFSYDPESQEATNLGMHDHTFWVDTYKENLVLLNQANDLVSESSVTKKRKNSKLNCALEEMI from the coding sequence ATGAGTGTTGATCATTATCTTCAAGACTTCAACAGATTCCTTGGTATCACTTGTTGGTGTTTGTTGAGTGATACAAAGGCCGGCGGATGGGATTTGGCGCTTTCAACTTCCATTGTCACCCACAGCAGCCAAGAGATTGAGATCCGCCAAAGCCGCGGCCGccggagaagaagaagaaggatggCAATGTCGTACTATCTCCCAGATGAAATGGTGCTCGACATCCTCCAGAGACTCCCCGTGAAATCCCTAGTCCGATTCAGATGCGTTTCCAAATCATGGAACTCTCTCATCACAAGCCCTGCCTTCATCCATTCACATCTCAATCGATCGATTCCAAACACTCCCCCACACACAATCTTCATAGTAAGGCACTGCGTTTCTAATCCCCATAGAGAGCTCGAGAGAGAGCCCTACAAATTGTTCGCATTCGACGAGTGTGGCGAATTGGATTTGCCCATAAAAAGCCGCAgtcttaaaaattttaggttAATTGGTTCTGAAAACGGTCTGATGTGCTTTGTAGGAGATAAGCAATTTATTCTTTGGAACCCATCCATTCGAAAAGTCGTGAATCTTCCAGAACCTTGCATTACGACCGAAAGGTATGGCAGGATGCCGTGTAACGAAGCCTTCGGATTTGATTTGCGGACCAACGATTATAAGATAGTGAGAATTGCATTTCCTTATTCGTACAGTGCGATGCTGGGGGGACCTTTGGTTGAAGTTTACTCTGTTAGCACAGGCTCGTGGAGAATAAGCAGTGCCACGTTTCCTTATTCGGTTACTGTTACTGATTGGTTCAACCCCAAAGCTTGCTTAAAAGGCTCTATCCATTTTGCAGGACATATTCGAGGGTATGCGACTGTATTTTCATTTGATCTGCGTGATGAACTGTTTCGCGAAATGATCTTGCCAAAGAGTATGGTCCCCTTGAACACTGATATTGATGTTGGTATTGTTACTCGTGTATTTAAGGGATCTCTTGCTCTGTTATGTTATCATAAGCAAGCAACGAGAAGGGGTTGTTGTTCCATATGGGTGATGAAGGAGTATGGCGTGGTTGATTCTTGGGTGCAACAATTCACTATTGATATAGCCGGAGGAATTGAGAATGTTCTAGGTTTCTCGAAGAATGGTCATATAATATTGGAGGCCCGAAAAATTGGTTGGCCTGGTTATTGGGAGCACTTTTCCTACGACCCTGAAAGCCAAGAAGCTACAAATTTGGGAATGCATGACCACACATTTTGGGTTGACACTTACAAGGAGAACCTTGTCTTACTCAACCAAGCAAACGATCTAGTTTCTGAAAGTAGCGTGACCAAGAAGAGGAAGAATAG
- the LOC132181490 gene encoding uncharacterized protein LOC132181490 isoform X1, giving the protein MASLPFTKSAIPRGKDEVYVVAVPLRATKGPAQVLMSAAYSLNIWDLQHFMVLIKPSSPPPSCQVLFHLIPILGFPFFVHKALVFDFQPKDPENLYVALDVISGRAVPGVLLMRELRKVPRSKCWYVGSPEVDAVDIACEFNKSWETDLRVGHHDCRDYTNGLVEYLTGQKDVLEHLRRSTSGLG; this is encoded by the exons ATGGCCTCATTACCGTTCACAAAATCAGCAATTCCAAGAGGCAAAGATGAAGTGTATGTAGTGGCAGTACCTCTAAGGGCAACAAAAGGACCAGCCCAGGTGCTTATGTCTGCTGCTTACTCCCTCAATATCTGGGATTTGCAGCATTTTATGGTCCTAATCAAACCCTCCTCCCCACCTCCTTCCTGCCAGGTCCTCTTTCATCTAATTCCCATCCtgggttttccattttttgttcaTAAG GCCTTGGTTTTTGATTTTCAACCTAAAGATCCTGAAAATTTATATGTGGCTCTTGATGTTATATCTGGTAGAGCAGTACCGG GAGTTCTTCTTATGAGGGAGCTGAGAAAAGTACCAAGAAGCAAATGCTGGTATGTTGGATCTCCTGAAGTGGATGCTGTAGATATAGCATGTGAATTCAATAAAAGCTGGGAAACAGATTTGAGGGTTGGCCACCATGACTGTCGAGATTATACCAATG GCTTGGTTGAGTATCTCACTGGCCAAAAAGATGTGTTGGAGCACTTGAGAAGAAGCACTAGTGGTCTGGGGTAA
- the LOC132182811 gene encoding F-box protein At3g07870-like — MSDYLPDDVVVDILQRLPVKSLLRFRCVCRSWNSLIKTPSFIHSHLNQSIENHDGNRFPHPPVIVRYCASKPNVEHYKLFRDNESFEEDTELDFSIESCRLNHFRLIGSENGLMCFLEQERFILWNPSIRKFVNLPKPCITLKTHGRITCNQAFGFDPRTNDYKVVRIAFPHVSNAVLKETLVEVYSLSTGCWKISSASFPYADTHKHSFKPKACLNGCVHFIALAGQNRTSKIVLAFDLRDEVFREMILPENMIGSEAEMVTCVFKGSLALLCYDRWKRCLIWVMKEYGVVDSWMKQFTIDIAGGVENVLGFRKNGQIILETRKLGYWELSSYDPESQRATKLGIHGRAHYFCFDTYRENLVLLNQANDALSRSRVTKKRKYRASELSRKMEEIQRKTKQLKEKVEYKVRRFQMEMDSPQRQLGENRVSEVRELSEVRELQAELKAIEQEFQEFQEFQEQIVRRRA; from the exons ATGTCGGATTATCTCCCGGACGATGTGGTGGTCGACATCCTCCAGAGACTCCCCGTGAAATCCCTACTCCGATTCAGGTGCGTTTGCCGATCATGGAACTCTCTTATCAAAACCCCTTCCTTCATCCATTCCCATCTCAATCAATCGATTGAAAACCACGACGGCAACCGTTTCCCACATCCTCCTGTAATCGTCAGGTACTGTGCTTCTAAACCCAATGTAGAGCACTACAAATTGTTCCGTGATAATGAATCATTCGAGGAGGATACGGAATTGGATTTCTCAATAGAAAGCTGTCGGCTTAACCATTTTAGGTTAATTGGTTCTGAGAACGGTTTGATGTGCTTTTTAGAACAAGAGCGCTTTATTCTTTGGAACCCGTCCATTAGGAAATTCGTGAATCTTCCAAAACCTTGCATTACGCTCAAGACCCACGGCCGCATTACATGTAATCAAGCTTTCGGATTTGATCCGCGGACCAACGATTATAAAGTGGTGAGAATTGCATTTCCTCATGTAAGCAATGCGGTGCTGAAGGAAACTCTGGTTGAGGTTTACTCTCTTAGCACAGGCTGCTGGAAAATTAGTAGTGCATCTTTTCCGTATGCGGATACTCATAAACATTCATTCAAACCCAAAGCTTGCTTAAATGGCTGTGTCCATTTTATCGCACTTGCTGGCCAGAATAGGACTAGTAAAATTGTATTGGCGTTTGATCTGCGTGATGAGGTGTTTCGCGAGATGATCTTGCCGGAAAATATGATCGGCTCGGAAGCTGAGATGGTTACTTGTGTATTTAAGGGATCTCTTGCTTTGTTATGTTATGATCGTTGGAAGCGTTGTTTGATATGGGTGATGAAGGAGTATGGTGTGGTTGATTCTTGGATGAAACAGTTCACCATTGATATAGCCGGTGGAGTTGAGAATGTGCTAGGCTTCAGGAAGAATGGTCAAATAATATTGGAGACCCGAAAACTCGGTTATTGGGAGCTGTCTTCGTATGACCCCGAGAGCCAACGAGCTACGAAATTGGGAATACATGGGAGGGCACACTATTTCTGTTTTGATACTTACAGGGAGAACCTTGTCTTACTCAACCAAGCAAACGATGCACTTTCCAGAAGTAGAGTGACCAAGAAGAGGAAATATAG GGCGAGCGAGCTCAGCCGCAAGATGGAGGAGATTCAAAGAAAGACTAAACAGTTAAAGGAAAAAGTGGAATATAAAGTAAGACGGTTTCAAATGGAAATGGACTCCCCGCAAAGACAGTTGGGGGAAAACAGGGTATCTGAAGTGAGAGAGCTATCTGAAGTCAGAGAGCTTCAGGCAGAACTCAAAGCAATAGAACAAGAATTTCAAGAGTTCCAGGAGTTCCAAGAGCAGATCGTTCGTCGTAGGGCATAG